Proteins co-encoded in one Bacillus paramycoides genomic window:
- a CDS encoding helix-turn-helix domain-containing protein, protein MNALYITVEEAAEYLNLPKSYIEELIQQKKVRALFDGEQYLLNKEQFNTHLEQMEKYKQLVEEILNEPIPEDMDVKDED, encoded by the coding sequence ATGAACGCGTTGTATATAACAGTAGAAGAAGCTGCGGAGTATTTGAATTTACCAAAGTCGTATATTGAAGAGCTAATTCAGCAAAAGAAAGTTCGTGCACTATTTGATGGAGAGCAATATTTATTAAATAAAGAACAATTCAATACACATTTAGAACAAATGGAGAAATATAAGCAATTGGTGGAAGAAATATTAAACGAACCAATTCCAGAAGATATGGATGTTAAAGACGAAGATTAA
- a CDS encoding spore coat protein: MSLFHCDFLKDLIGSFVGVNRGGPESQKGTIISVCPDYFVLQNEKGELYYYQLSHLKSITKNAKDCGSSDCEWEDCECAEDFEALLQTFKYCWVKINRGGPEKVEGILQDVSCDFVTLIVKEEIILVAIKHIKSVNYNALACGESDESDDSSSKESSSNNSGRARAQRQSSRGR; encoded by the coding sequence GTGAGTTTATTTCATTGTGATTTTTTGAAAGACTTAATTGGATCTTTTGTGGGAGTAAACAGGGGTGGTCCAGAATCTCAAAAAGGAACAATAATATCAGTATGTCCGGACTACTTCGTATTGCAGAATGAAAAAGGTGAACTGTATTACTATCAACTTAGTCATCTAAAAAGTATTACAAAAAATGCGAAAGACTGTGGATCAAGTGATTGCGAATGGGAAGATTGCGAATGTGCAGAAGACTTTGAAGCACTACTGCAAACTTTTAAATATTGCTGGGTGAAAATTAATCGCGGTGGTCCAGAGAAAGTGGAAGGCATCTTACAAGATGTTTCTTGTGATTTCGTGACATTGATTGTAAAAGAAGAAATTATATTAGTTGCAATAAAGCATATTAAAAGCGTTAACTATAATGCATTAGCATGCGGAGAGAGCGATGAGAGCGATGATAGTAGCAGTAAGGAAAGTAGTAGCAATAATTCAGGTCGCGCTCGTGCACAAAGACAATCAAGTAGAGGAAGATAA
- a CDS encoding DUF2642 domain-containing protein, protein MNELNKSIGENIYVKLIGEKRFKGVLIDVGNDIVVLYNGQDYVYISLYHVQYYKILRPYDEEISKPDVDSVIKRESPSISLRKVLSTSKGIFTEVYVAGNAPIHGYVTSIMNDYIVFYSPVYKTVYISLKHLKWLIPYKENQVPYALNKNELPVNPLNITLARTFEEQLIKMAGKIMVFDLGEESNKIGKMEKIDEGHIEILKARDAKMYVNIQHVKSVHCP, encoded by the coding sequence ATGAATGAGTTAAACAAAAGTATTGGAGAAAATATATATGTTAAATTAATCGGTGAAAAAAGATTTAAAGGTGTATTAATAGACGTAGGAAATGATATCGTTGTTCTTTACAATGGACAAGACTACGTATATATATCTTTATACCATGTACAATATTATAAAATTTTACGACCATATGATGAAGAAATATCAAAACCAGATGTGGATTCTGTAATTAAGAGAGAATCCCCTTCCATTTCTTTGAGGAAAGTATTAAGTACCTCTAAAGGGATTTTTACAGAAGTTTATGTAGCTGGAAATGCTCCAATACATGGGTATGTTACAAGTATAATGAACGATTATATCGTTTTTTATAGTCCAGTTTATAAAACTGTATATATATCTTTAAAACACTTGAAGTGGTTAATTCCGTATAAAGAAAATCAAGTGCCTTATGCCCTCAATAAAAATGAACTCCCTGTGAATCCGTTAAATATTACGTTAGCTCGAACGTTTGAAGAACAACTTATTAAAATGGCTGGAAAAATTATGGTGTTCGATTTAGGTGAGGAATCTAATAAGATCGGAAAGATGGAGAAGATTGATGAGGGGCATATTGAAATATTAAAAGCGCGTGATGCGAAAATGTATGTAAATATTCAACATGTAAAATCTGTCCACTGTCCGTAA